TTTGCCCAAACACATTCTCCTGAGGAGTTTCAGGAGTCAAGGAAACGAGCAACAGAGACACGGCTCTCTAGAGATCTACAGCAACAACAGAGGTCTGAACTGGCAGCACACAGTCAGGCAGCCTCTCAGGGAAACTTCAGCAACCACTCACGCTCCGACTCCTCTTCACTCATTAACAGGTTCCTGGTCATTTTCTCAGAGACACTTGACATCCTTCACTTGATTGCCAGTTCTATTAAATAACTACAAGACTTTGAGAGAGAGTTGGATTCGGAGATCTCAGAGGGGTGACAAGCTTTTCACTGGGATCAAggtctatttaaaaaaaaaaaaggtgcaccACAACCTTACAAAGCGTAGGTCAAATGTCATCTGTAGGATCAAAACAACAGTGAGTTGCAGGTTTTGATCATATATGAAGAAACTGAGCTGCTACAGAATAAATGATTTTCACTTTTGTTAATTTTTTGGGGAATATAGTTTGCAGCATCTTCTCACTTCCATACAGGTTCATTAAACTCGTAATGTTCAGAACATCCCTACTGTATATTTTCATAAAACCCACAAGCAGATGACATTAATTTCAGCAGATCAAACAGGCATCATAACCATTCTCAGTGGATTTACCTGTTCATGTGGGCTGGGCCATAGCCTCCAATAGCATACACCATTCCATCCAGCACAGCAGTGGCGAAGCAGCTGCGGGACTTTGTCATGGGTGCCACCGGCTGCCACTCCTTCAACTTAGGGACGTATTTCTCCACCGACTGAAGGTAATACTGCCCGTCATAGCCCCCCAGGGCGTACAGCTCTCCGGCCAGCACCACCACCCCGAGGGTGCTGCGGCACTCGGCCATGCGCTCCACCGAGGACCAGGTGTTGCTTTCGGGGTCCCAGCTCTCCACTGTGCTCTCGTGTCTCCGATAGCTGATGCCCTGTCTCATGTGTGTGGCAATGCCTCCCACCACATATACCTTGTGGTCCAGCACTGCTACACCAAACTCATATCGTGGCACGCTGAGAGGGGCCAGTCCGATCCACGAATCTGTCTGAGGGAAATACATTTCCATGCTGCAAGAGAAAGGCAGAATCTGATTAGTCTGATCGCTTTTAAAACAGATCATACCAAAGGCTTAGACAATACAGAAGTTTGGAAAGTTACCTTTATAACAGTGCTTAAATTATTATCCAGACATTATCATCATTACCTTTCTAGTGTGGCAAACAGTCCAGCCTTGCCTCCGACTGCAAGCAGCACCTTCGGAGCACACCTGGGCCGTGCGGACAAAACTGTCTGATAGGAAAGTCGGTGCTCTGGCATAAAATGATACTTTAGGGCCTCATTGAGCAGGTGCTTGCATGCGTGGTCATCTCGTATAAGGTGGTTGGCTTCATATAGGCGAGTGAGGAATTTGACGCTGAGGAGTGGAAGGCGAACgcagtgcagcagctgtgcCAGATGCTGCTGTCTCTCAgttacatcatattttatcCACGATTCCAGGGCGTAAAATACAGTCTCCTCCGTGACTACCTTAAGGCAGTCATTGGACACAATTTCGTCCAACTCGGCCCTCGTCAGTTCAAAAAACTCCTCCGTCTGACAGACGTCCTCAAAGTTCTCACAGATGAACTTAGTTGCAGCCAGGCACAGATCGTGACAGCCATATGTCTCTGCAAAGCGAGAGATGCCTATACAGTTCCCAGCATCGAGCTGGCTCTCTAAGAAGGAGCAGCACTCCTTAAGTACTAGCTTAACCTGGAGTAAGTTGGCAGCCGGGAGCAAAGATTCCACCGTTTCCTGGGAGATAAACACAGTACCAGTGTAGGCATACTCTACGATGGCCTGCAACAGAAAGAGTAAACatgtcacataaataaaaaccagtgaGTGCAGTTAATGACCGCCGGCTCCGAACATACCTGCAAGGCAGTCTCGTCGATGCACTGGAACTCCACCTCAGAGGTCTCCTTCTCGGACAGGTTACCCGTGAACATGGCCTTGAAGTAAGGACTTATGCTGGCCAGCACTACTTTGTGGGCATGGATCTTGGCATCACCCACACGCAGGACAATGTCACATAGTTCATGATCCTGCCGCAGGAGCTGGAG
The sequence above is drawn from the Hippoglossus hippoglossus isolate fHipHip1 chromosome 22, fHipHip1.pri, whole genome shotgun sequence genome and encodes:
- the LOC117755496 gene encoding kelch-like protein 28 — protein: MDQQDQSYMFASLTRPHSEQLLQGLQLLRQDHELCDIVLRVGDAKIHAHKVVLASISPYFKAMFTGNLSEKETSEVEFQCIDETALQAIVEYAYTGTVFISQETVESLLPAANLLQVKLVLKECCSFLESQLDAGNCIGISRFAETYGCHDLCLAATKFICENFEDVCQTEEFFELTRAELDEIVSNDCLKVVTEETVFYALESWIKYDVTERQQHLAQLLHCVRLPLLSVKFLTRLYEANHLIRDDHACKHLLNEALKYHFMPEHRLSYQTVLSARPRCAPKVLLAVGGKAGLFATLESMEMYFPQTDSWIGLAPLSVPRYEFGVAVLDHKVYVVGGIATHMRQGISYRRHESTVESWDPESNTWSSVERMAECRSTLGVVVLAGELYALGGYDGQYYLQSVEKYVPKLKEWQPVAPMTKSRSCFATAVLDGMVYAIGGYGPAHMNSVERYDPSKDAWEMVAPMADKRINFGVGVMLGFIFVVGGHNGVSHLSSIERYDPHQNQWTACRPMNEPRTGVGSAIVDNYLYVVGGHSGSSYLNTVQRYDPISDSWLDSSGMLYCRCNFGLTAL